Proteins encoded in a region of the Mesoflavibacter profundi genome:
- a CDS encoding RagB/SusD family nutrient uptake outer membrane protein, protein MKSTYIKISLLVCLISSFYSCDDYLDILPEGQENSENFFNSPSDYEDALVGVYDLLSTTYLNNILAEIASDNSLCGGDTPTDVLDWQQIDDMVHTADNGALRNIWQWMYAGISRSNYIVEFKDKIDFEGKDKILAENLFLRSYFYFELVKFFGDVPMYIDGRISVEETQTIDRTPTAQIYSQLETDLLTAIESLPWSQPQEGRVTKGAALALLGKIYLYQNKFSNAVVVLDQVIDSGQYDLVNNYGQIFINSNENNEESVFEVQYFGGEGASFDCFQCVEGNIAVGFMGPRFTGGNFAPFTSGFSFNVPVADIFNLYESDDTRRDHTILDMDQFLAERPDVTISEGNEHTGYFNKKYIPYAEANIPDVNLTHSNNYRSIRFSDVLLMAAEAYNRGEISDAQARTYLNRVRDRAFNDMGSGAHDINLSGTALTDAIWLERRLELAGEGHRFFDQVRTNQTNTIPGFNPSTHVLFPIPRIEIELAGNRWQQNQGY, encoded by the coding sequence ATGAAAAGTACATATATAAAAATTAGTCTTTTAGTTTGTCTAATATCATCATTTTATTCTTGTGACGATTATTTAGATATTCTACCAGAAGGACAAGAAAACTCAGAGAATTTTTTCAATTCTCCTTCAGATTATGAAGATGCATTAGTAGGTGTATATGATTTATTATCAACTACATATTTAAATAATATTTTAGCCGAAATAGCTTCAGACAACAGTTTATGTGGAGGAGATACTCCAACTGACGTCTTAGACTGGCAACAAATAGACGATATGGTTCATACTGCAGATAATGGCGCTTTACGTAATATTTGGCAATGGATGTATGCAGGAATTAGTAGATCTAATTACATTGTAGAATTTAAAGATAAAATAGACTTTGAAGGTAAAGACAAGATTCTAGCAGAAAATCTATTTTTAAGATCTTATTTTTATTTCGAGCTAGTTAAATTCTTCGGAGATGTACCAATGTACATAGATGGTAGAATTTCAGTAGAAGAAACTCAAACCATAGATCGTACTCCAACAGCTCAAATTTACTCACAGTTAGAAACAGATTTATTAACAGCTATAGAAAGTTTACCTTGGTCACAACCTCAAGAAGGACGTGTTACTAAAGGAGCTGCATTAGCATTATTGGGTAAAATATATTTATACCAAAACAAATTTTCTAATGCAGTTGTTGTGTTAGATCAAGTAATAGATTCTGGACAATATGACTTAGTCAATAATTATGGACAAATCTTTATAAATTCAAATGAAAATAATGAAGAGTCTGTTTTCGAAGTACAATATTTTGGAGGTGAAGGAGCAAGTTTTGATTGTTTTCAATGTGTAGAAGGTAATATCGCTGTTGGATTTATGGGACCTAGATTTACAGGCGGAAACTTTGCACCATTTACATCAGGATTTAGTTTTAATGTTCCGGTTGCAGATATTTTCAATTTATATGAAAGTGATGATACTAGAAGAGACCATACCATTTTGGACATGGATCAATTTTTAGCAGAAAGACCAGATGTAACCATTTCTGAAGGAAATGAACATACAGGATATTTCAACAAAAAATACATTCCTTATGCAGAAGCTAACATTCCAGATGTCAATTTAACACATAGTAATAATTATAGATCAATAAGATTTTCAGATGTGTTATTAATGGCTGCAGAAGCTTATAATAGAGGAGAAATAAGCGATGCACAAGCTAGAACATATTTAAACCGTGTAAGAGATAGAGCATTTAATGATATGGGATCTGGAGCACACGATATAAACTTGTCAGGAACAGCGTTAACAGATGCTATATGGCTTGAACGTAGATTAGAATTAGCAGGTGAAGGACATAGGTTTTTTGATCAAGTTAGAACAAATCAAACAAATACAATTCCAGGATTTAATCCTAGCACACACGTGTTATTTCCAATTCCAAGAATAGAAATAGAATTAGCTGGTAATCGCTGGCAACAAAATCAAGGTTATTAA
- a CDS encoding SusC/RagA family TonB-linked outer membrane protein encodes MKKIFFSFLLLLFATISFAQEYNITGNVSSAQDGLPLPTVSVTVKNTSKGVVTDFDGNYAINNVNKGETLVFSYLGFTTKEVVVGNQTKIDVLLEEDIESLEEVVVIGYGSQRKELVSGAYSSLDSETIVENNPARIEEALRGSAAGVQVTSNSGSPGAALNIRIRGITTNGDNSPLVIVDGVNIGTDLSIIDPNDIEKLDIIKDASSAIYGVQAANGVILITTKSGKKNRKTQFNYNTFLSIQEAENRLDLMNASEYAAYVNETEAIDGNPIPYPNLLNLQNNTDWQDELFTTSPLISHNLSANGGTEKTSYGFSASHLSQEGVIAPDKSNYKRWTLKNNLDIDLTDKLKLSTLLLYTNIRSKGIPEGGRGSALYYALNASPLTAVYDGTDGTGISNGFQYIGTEQGNEIINPLALLNNTFNEGRADRFTGKIELAYDIKDNLKINTRLNFNYSDFGGRSYSPLQYYGPNKVVNNVTLDPNNPNQFDLDRNDDGIRDVYSTVAENSQNSFDYTWENFLSYNKSFGDHNFDGLIGSSIRSEKYKGFFGSGPLVSGPDSWDNAYLGNTLSIIQLYEDEITQSLVTSSDGRNENRWYSFFGRLQYDYKGKYLFTGLIRRDASSKFGPNNRVGNFPSLSAGWVVSKEDFFNVDFIDKLKFRGSWGITGNDKIGNYRWLGFLQGTNGEATYPFNDLLANGNAIGALPNPDLKWETNHQTNIGLDLGLFNQKLNITADYYVKRTEDLLLVPEVSGLLGASAGGSSAPFVNAGTIENKGIDLSVAFNHQFSDDFRFSVNYNLTSIKNKALEVNNAAGFIPGGLFGLNQTTSRFQTGLPIGVFYGLQTDGVFQNQAEIDAHALQPDAEPGDLRYVDVDGDGVIEFGNDDDLTVIGNPIPDLTMGLNLNFNYKGFDLGTSLYASIGNDIVRSYERFLTYSNKPSFYLDRWTGEGTSNTVPRASTNASNNQLFSSFYVEDGSYLRIQNLQFGYSLPQTVLDKLKLNNLRLYVAVNNLYTFTKYKGYNPDVSNASPNGAGVDLGQYPQTRTYTTGLNISF; translated from the coding sequence ATGAAAAAAATCTTTTTCTCTTTTTTACTCTTGCTTTTTGCAACCATAAGTTTTGCTCAAGAGTACAACATTACCGGTAATGTTTCCAGTGCTCAAGACGGATTACCATTACCAACTGTTAGTGTAACGGTAAAAAACACATCAAAAGGTGTAGTCACAGATTTTGATGGTAATTATGCAATTAACAACGTAAATAAAGGTGAAACTTTAGTGTTCTCTTATTTAGGTTTTACTACTAAAGAAGTTGTAGTCGGCAATCAAACTAAAATAGATGTACTTCTAGAAGAAGATATAGAGTCTTTAGAAGAAGTTGTTGTAATTGGTTATGGATCTCAAAGAAAAGAATTAGTCTCTGGAGCATATTCAAGTTTAGATTCAGAAACTATAGTCGAAAATAACCCAGCAAGAATAGAAGAAGCGTTAAGAGGTAGCGCGGCAGGTGTACAAGTTACATCAAATTCTGGTTCTCCAGGCGCCGCTTTAAATATTAGAATTAGAGGTATTACCACTAATGGTGATAATAGTCCTTTAGTTATAGTAGATGGCGTAAACATAGGAACAGATTTAAGTATTATCGATCCAAATGATATAGAAAAATTAGACATTATTAAAGATGCAAGTTCTGCAATTTATGGTGTTCAGGCAGCAAATGGTGTTATTTTAATTACTACAAAATCTGGTAAGAAAAATAGAAAAACACAATTTAACTACAATACCTTTTTATCTATTCAAGAGGCAGAAAATAGATTAGATTTAATGAATGCCTCAGAATATGCAGCTTATGTTAATGAAACTGAAGCAATAGATGGTAACCCAATACCATATCCTAATTTATTAAATTTACAAAACAATACAGATTGGCAAGATGAGTTATTTACTACGTCTCCCTTAATTAGTCATAATTTAAGTGCAAATGGTGGTACTGAAAAGACTTCATATGGGTTTAGTGCAAGTCATTTATCACAAGAAGGTGTGATTGCACCGGATAAGTCTAATTATAAAAGATGGACATTAAAAAACAACTTAGATATTGACTTAACAGATAAATTAAAGTTAAGCACATTACTATTATACACAAATATTAGAAGTAAAGGAATACCAGAAGGTGGAAGAGGATCAGCTCTGTATTATGCATTAAACGCATCTCCGTTAACAGCGGTTTACGATGGTACAGATGGAACAGGAATTTCTAATGGTTTTCAATATATAGGAACAGAACAAGGAAACGAAATAATTAACCCATTAGCGCTATTAAATAATACATTTAACGAAGGTAGAGCAGATAGATTTACAGGAAAGATCGAGTTGGCATATGATATCAAGGATAATCTTAAAATAAATACTAGATTAAATTTCAACTATTCAGATTTTGGTGGTAGATCTTATTCACCATTACAGTATTATGGACCTAACAAAGTAGTTAACAACGTAACCTTAGATCCAAATAATCCAAATCAATTTGATTTAGATAGAAACGATGACGGTATAAGAGATGTTTACAGTACTGTTGCAGAAAATTCTCAAAATAGTTTTGATTATACATGGGAAAATTTCTTATCCTATAACAAATCCTTTGGAGATCATAACTTTGATGGATTAATAGGAAGTTCTATTAGAAGCGAAAAGTATAAAGGATTTTTTGGATCAGGTCCATTAGTAAGTGGTCCAGATTCTTGGGATAATGCTTATTTAGGTAATACACTTTCTATTATTCAGTTATATGAAGATGAAATCACTCAAAGTTTAGTGACAAGTTCTGATGGTCGAAATGAAAATAGATGGTACTCGTTCTTTGGTAGATTACAATACGATTACAAAGGAAAATATTTGTTCACTGGATTAATAAGAAGAGATGCTTCCTCTAAATTTGGTCCAAATAATAGAGTAGGTAACTTCCCATCTTTATCTGCAGGTTGGGTTGTTTCTAAAGAAGACTTCTTTAATGTAGATTTTATCGATAAATTAAAATTTAGAGGTAGTTGGGGAATTACAGGTAACGACAAAATAGGTAATTATAGATGGTTAGGTTTCTTACAAGGTACAAATGGAGAAGCGACGTATCCATTTAACGATTTACTTGCCAATGGTAATGCAATAGGAGCTTTACCAAACCCTGATTTAAAATGGGAAACTAATCACCAAACAAACATAGGATTAGACTTAGGTTTATTTAATCAAAAATTAAATATTACAGCAGATTACTATGTAAAAAGAACCGAAGACTTATTATTAGTGCCAGAAGTTTCAGGGTTATTAGGTGCTAGTGCTGGTGGTAGTTCTGCTCCTTTTGTAAACGCTGGAACTATTGAAAATAAAGGAATAGATTTAAGTGTAGCTTTTAATCATCAATTCTCAGACGATTTTAGGTTTTCTGTAAACTATAATTTAACTAGTATAAAAAACAAAGCATTAGAAGTAAATAATGCAGCAGGGTTTATTCCAGGAGGATTATTTGGTTTAAACCAAACAACATCTAGGTTTCAAACAGGCTTACCAATTGGTGTGTTTTATGGTTTACAAACTGATGGAGTTTTTCAAAATCAAGCCGAAATCGATGCTCACGCTTTACAACCAGATGCAGAACCAGGAGATTTACGTTATGTAGATGTAGATGGTGATGGTGTTATAGAGTTTGGTAATGATGACGATTTAACAGTTATTGGTAATCCAATTCCAGATTTAACAATGGGATTAAACCTAAACTTTAATTACAAAGGTTTTGATTTAGGTACATCATTATACGCATCTATAGGAAATGATATAGTTAGAAGTTATGAGCGATTTTTAACTTACAGTAACAAACCGTCGTTCTACTTAGATCGTTGGACAGGAGAAGGAACATCAAATACAGTGCCTAGAGCGTCTACAAATGCTTCTAACAATCAATTGTTCTCTTCGTTTTATGTAGAAGATGGATCGTATTTAAGAATTCAAAATTTACAATTTGGATATTCATTACCGCAAACAGTTTTAGATAAATTAAAACTAAATAATCTAAGATTATATGTTGCAGTAAATAATTTATACACGTTTACAAAATACAAAGGATATAACCCAGATGTTTCTAACGCTAGTCCAAATGGCGCAGGAGTAGACTTAGGTCAATATCCGCAAACAAGAACGTATACAACAGGATTAAATATTTCATTTTAA
- a CDS encoding helix-turn-helix and ligand-binding sensor domain-containing protein gives MRFKIIKVKLLFLLLLCYSILSVNAQELPPIQYYSPIQYGAENQNWDISQSANKYIYIANSEGLLEFNGSDWNVYKSPNETILRSVHVKDSKIYTGCYMEFGYWSKTSIGDLEYTSLSNKIKSKLIEDEQFWNIESVDDWLLFQSLNRIYIYNSKTEEFKIIDSELAILKMFKIENSIYFQDKTKGLMVFESSQPKLLSNHPILLDDVIVGLFKDLNGYVVITQNKGIYRLSDNTLNKISSSLDTYSIYSTTQLKDKSYVIGTISDGFLHVSETFQILNTIRQENGLGNNTVLSVFEDMDSNLWLGLDNGINCINMSSPFLIYNDDKGNLGTIYNSVLFNDVLYLGTNQGLFYKDNVTKQFSFIEGTKGQVWCLKIIDNQLFCGHNKGTFVITNNKAKLISNIEGTWDILPISNHPNLLLQGNFYGLNILEYKNNTWQFRNKIEGFNNSSRFIVFTNPNQVLVNHEYKGVFKIDIDSEFKKTTKVETVKQLKKGLFSSLTKHNNSIYYTFKDGVLQLDKNTQLFKVNTQLTNIIKNQGYDSGRLISDPESNTLWMFTKKGINCIKPGKLSKQPDVVFIPLSSNKRESITGYESISSLGNNRFILGTSKGYKILDISQFKAKAYKVNLNSIKINPLTDKKELIDITTPGDFKNKNNNIEISYSVAEYDKYLNVEYATKLVGFYDNWSEWSDNSSVSYKNLPYGDYTFKVKARVGDKDVQDAVSYNFTIQKPWYLSNYMVIVYFVLGFGIVLLVNYIYKQYYKKQKQKLLLKTQRELELKDLENKQHLMKLNNEKLKNEIESKNRELAISTMSLIKKNEFLNTIKKELNDNVKTDNLKPVIKIIDKNINNKNDWKLFEEAFNNADKDFLKKIKAIHPKLTSNDLRLCAYLRLNLSSKEIAPLLNISPRSVEVKRYRLRKKMDLEHETSLTDYILQL, from the coding sequence ATGCGTTTTAAAATAATTAAGGTTAAACTATTGTTTTTACTGCTTTTATGCTATTCTATTTTAAGTGTAAATGCTCAAGAGTTGCCTCCAATTCAATATTATTCACCTATACAATATGGTGCCGAGAATCAAAATTGGGATATCTCTCAATCGGCTAACAAATATATTTATATAGCAAACTCTGAAGGCTTATTAGAGTTTAATGGTTCCGATTGGAATGTTTATAAATCACCAAACGAAACAATTTTAAGATCTGTACATGTAAAAGACAGTAAAATTTATACTGGATGTTATATGGAGTTTGGCTATTGGTCTAAAACCTCTATAGGAGATTTGGAATACACGTCCTTATCTAATAAAATTAAATCAAAACTCATAGAAGATGAACAATTTTGGAATATTGAGAGCGTAGATGATTGGTTGTTATTTCAGTCTTTAAATAGAATTTATATCTATAATTCGAAAACAGAAGAATTCAAAATTATAGATTCTGAATTAGCCATTTTAAAAATGTTTAAAATAGAGAATTCTATTTATTTTCAAGATAAAACAAAAGGCTTGATGGTGTTTGAAAGTAGTCAACCTAAATTACTGTCTAACCATCCAATTTTACTTGACGATGTAATAGTTGGATTATTTAAAGATCTTAATGGATATGTTGTAATTACTCAAAATAAAGGAATTTATAGATTAAGTGATAATACTTTAAATAAAATATCAAGCTCGTTAGATACATACTCGATTTATAGTACGACTCAATTAAAAGATAAAAGTTATGTGATTGGAACTATATCTGATGGGTTTTTACATGTGTCTGAAACGTTTCAAATTTTAAATACAATTCGACAGGAAAACGGACTTGGTAATAACACGGTATTATCTGTGTTTGAGGATATGGATAGTAATTTGTGGTTAGGTCTAGATAATGGGATTAATTGTATAAATATGTCGTCTCCATTTTTAATTTATAATGACGATAAAGGAAATTTAGGAACGATATACAATTCGGTTTTATTTAATGATGTATTGTATTTAGGGACTAATCAAGGTCTTTTTTATAAAGATAATGTAACTAAGCAATTTAGTTTTATCGAAGGAACCAAAGGACAAGTTTGGTGTTTAAAAATTATAGATAATCAGCTTTTTTGTGGTCATAACAAAGGTACTTTTGTAATAACAAATAATAAAGCAAAATTAATATCTAATATTGAAGGGACTTGGGATATTTTACCAATTTCTAATCATCCTAATTTATTACTTCAAGGAAATTTTTATGGGTTAAATATTTTAGAATATAAGAACAATACTTGGCAATTTAGAAATAAAATAGAAGGGTTTAATAATTCATCTAGATTTATTGTTTTTACAAATCCTAATCAAGTTTTGGTAAATCATGAATATAAAGGTGTTTTTAAAATAGATATAGATTCAGAATTTAAAAAAACCACAAAAGTTGAAACTGTAAAACAATTAAAAAAGGGGTTATTTTCTTCTTTAACTAAACACAACAATAGTATTTATTATACCTTTAAAGATGGTGTTTTACAACTAGATAAAAACACTCAGTTATTTAAAGTCAACACTCAATTAACTAATATAATAAAAAATCAAGGTTACGATTCTGGCAGGTTAATTTCGGATCCAGAAAGCAATACATTGTGGATGTTTACTAAAAAAGGAATTAACTGTATTAAACCAGGTAAATTAAGTAAACAACCAGATGTAGTTTTTATTCCATTGTCATCTAATAAAAGAGAAAGTATTACTGGTTACGAGAGTATTTCTAGCTTAGGAAACAATAGATTTATATTAGGTACTTCTAAAGGGTATAAAATATTAGATATATCTCAATTCAAGGCAAAAGCTTATAAAGTGAATTTAAATTCTATAAAGATAAATCCGCTTACCGATAAAAAAGAATTAATAGATATTACAACGCCTGGTGATTTTAAAAATAAAAATAACAACATAGAAATTTCGTATAGTGTTGCAGAGTATGATAAGTATCTAAATGTAGAGTATGCAACTAAACTGGTAGGTTTTTATGATAATTGGAGTGAATGGAGTGATAATTCTTCTGTATCATATAAAAATTTACCTTACGGTGATTATACATTTAAAGTAAAAGCTAGAGTAGGAGATAAAGATGTGCAAGACGCTGTAAGTTATAATTTTACAATCCAAAAACCATGGTATTTATCAAATTACATGGTGATTGTATATTTTGTTTTAGGATTCGGAATTGTTTTGTTAGTTAATTATATCTACAAGCAATATTATAAAAAACAAAAACAAAAACTACTGCTAAAAACCCAAAGAGAACTAGAATTAAAAGATCTTGAAAATAAGCAACATCTCATGAAGCTTAATAATGAAAAGCTTAAAAATGAAATAGAAAGCAAAAACAGAGAACTTGCAATTTCTACTATGAGTTTAATTAAGAAAAACGAATTTTTAAATACAATTAAAAAAGAATTAAACGATAATGTAAAAACAGATAACTTAAAACCAGTTATTAAGATTATTGATAAAAATATTAATAATAAAAATGATTGGAAGCTGTTTGAAGAAGCGTTTAATAATGCCGATAAAGATTTTTTAAAGAAGATTAAAGCTATACATCCAAAATTGACTTCTAACGATTTAAGATTGTGTGCATATTTAAGATTAAACTTATCTTCTAAAGAAATTGCGCCACTTTTAAATATCTCACCTAGAAGCGTAGAAGTTAAACGATATCGTTTGCGTAAAAAAATGGATTTAGAGCACGAAACCAGTTTAACCGACTATATATTACAATTGTAG
- a CDS encoding glycoside hydrolase family 16 protein, producing the protein MKTFKINIFLILALALFTFSCQEDDAEFGDFIAPTNLQISAEIIGVDASNPNGDGSGRVILTATADNAISYNFEFGDGQNGMFASGIANHRFSLVGLNTYTVVVSAIGTGGNKTIGTITIDVFSSFDDYDAKLLLSGGAGSTKTWYWAAADIAHLGVGPANASIGEGFWYPQWYAAQPFEKAGSEESSCIYEDQLVFSLDANEQLTYQLNNNGSTYFNGAYESVVGGTAGYDFCYEYDTSGTSLVTLAPTSVDWTTVPDPNFTSRGTVMNFSDSNFMGYYVGASSYEIIELTSSLLRVRCIDAQNPDLAWYHTFTTQEPTQGFTTQYNTLVWQEEFDVDGAPNPANWTYDLGAGGWGNQEAQTYTNNAENAVVTNGNLVITAINTGSGYTSARLKSENLFEFTYGRVEVRAKLPTGGGTWPAIWMLGANYDTVTWPACGEIDIMEHVGNNQNTIHGTLHYPEAFGGNADGSATVVDNVSSEFHNYTVEWTPTAIKIVVDDTVFHTYANTASSPFNSDFFLILNVAMGGTFGGDIDPAFTQSSMEIDYVRVYQ; encoded by the coding sequence ATGAAAACTTTCAAAATAAATATATTTCTAATTCTTGCATTAGCATTATTCACTTTTAGTTGTCAAGAGGATGATGCAGAATTTGGAGATTTTATAGCACCAACTAATTTGCAGATTTCTGCCGAAATTATAGGTGTTGATGCCTCCAATCCAAACGGTGATGGTAGCGGTAGAGTAATCCTAACCGCTACTGCAGATAATGCAATTTCTTATAACTTCGAATTTGGAGATGGACAAAACGGTATGTTTGCTTCAGGTATAGCTAATCATAGATTTAGCTTAGTTGGATTAAATACTTATACCGTTGTAGTCAGCGCAATTGGTACTGGCGGAAATAAAACCATAGGAACAATAACAATAGATGTATTTAGTTCTTTTGACGATTACGATGCTAAATTATTATTATCTGGTGGCGCAGGAAGTACTAAAACATGGTATTGGGCTGCAGCAGACATCGCACATCTTGGTGTTGGTCCTGCAAATGCGTCTATTGGTGAAGGATTTTGGTATCCACAATGGTACGCAGCTCAGCCATTCGAAAAAGCTGGATCTGAAGAAAGCAGTTGTATTTACGAAGATCAATTAGTGTTTTCTTTAGATGCTAACGAACAATTAACATATCAATTAAATAATAACGGAAGCACGTATTTTAACGGAGCATACGAGTCTGTAGTTGGTGGCACAGCAGGTTACGATTTTTGTTACGAGTATGATACATCTGGAACAAGTTTAGTAACATTAGCACCAACATCTGTAGATTGGACAACAGTACCAGATCCTAATTTTACGTCTAGAGGAACAGTAATGAATTTTTCTGATAGTAATTTTATGGGATATTATGTTGGAGCTTCAAGTTATGAGATAATAGAATTAACTTCGTCTTTATTAAGAGTTAGATGTATAGATGCTCAAAACCCAGATTTAGCTTGGTATCATACATTTACAACACAAGAACCAACTCAAGGATTTACAACACAGTATAATACTTTAGTTTGGCAAGAAGAATTTGATGTAGATGGTGCTCCAAATCCAGCTAATTGGACTTATGATTTAGGTGCTGGCGGTTGGGGAAATCAAGAGGCTCAAACCTATACTAATAATGCAGAAAATGCAGTTGTAACAAACGGGAACCTTGTTATTACAGCAATAAACACAGGAAGTGGCTATACTTCAGCAAGATTAAAATCAGAGAATTTATTCGAATTTACTTACGGTCGTGTAGAAGTACGAGCTAAATTACCAACTGGCGGCGGTACATGGCCTGCTATTTGGATGCTTGGAGCAAATTACGATACAGTGACTTGGCCTGCTTGTGGTGAAATTGATATAATGGAACATGTTGGTAACAATCAAAACACTATTCATGGAACATTACATTACCCAGAAGCTTTTGGTGGTAATGCAGATGGAAGTGCAACTGTTGTAGATAATGTTAGTTCAGAGTTTCATAATTATACTGTAGAATGGACACCAACTGCAATAAAAATTGTTGTAGATGATACAGTATTTCATACCTATGCAAATACGGCAAGTTCACCTTTTAACAGTGATTTCTTCTTAATATTAAATGTAGCTATGGGAGGAACATTTGGCGGCGATATAGATCCTGCATTTACACAAAGTTCAATGGAAATAGATTATGTAAGAGTATATCAATAA
- a CDS encoding DUF6266 family protein, giving the protein MGKISQGILGGLSGKVGNVIGGSWKGIDYIRIKPSSVANPRTVGQVNQRTKFTATLEFLQAVKPFIKLGYKGLAVKKTEFNAAMSYVLNNAITGTEPNFVVDYPNALVSRGGLSGALNPTTDLATAGEVTFGWDDNSAEGNANATDKAMLLVYNPSKKESISLLDGADRTVGSQIVSIPTTYAGDTVELFMAFITADGSQVSNSIYLGSGTAN; this is encoded by the coding sequence ATGGGTAAAATTTCCCAAGGTATTTTAGGAGGGCTTTCAGGTAAGGTTGGAAACGTTATCGGTGGAAGCTGGAAAGGAATTGATTACATTAGAATTAAACCCTCAAGTGTAGCCAATCCAAGAACTGTTGGTCAAGTAAACCAAAGAACAAAGTTTACTGCCACTTTAGAATTTTTACAGGCTGTAAAGCCTTTTATTAAGTTAGGGTATAAAGGATTAGCAGTTAAGAAAACAGAATTTAATGCTGCAATGTCGTATGTGTTGAATAATGCGATTACAGGTACAGAACCTAACTTTGTTGTTGACTATCCAAACGCTTTAGTAAGTCGCGGGGGTTTATCTGGTGCGTTAAACCCGACGACTGATTTAGCAACTGCTGGAGAAGTAACTTTTGGGTGGGATGATAACTCTGCCGAAGGTAACGCAAATGCAACTGATAAAGCGATGTTGTTGGTTTACAATCCCTCAAAAAAGGAATCTATTTCTTTACTTGATGGAGCAGACAGAACAGTAGGTTCTCAAATTGTTTCAATCCCAACAACTTATGCAGGAGATACGGTAGAGCTATTTATGGCGTTTATTACTGCTGATGGTAGTCAAGTATCAAACAGTATTTATTTAGGCTCTGGTACAGCTAATTAA